A genomic window from Mesosutterella faecium includes:
- a CDS encoding protein-disulfide reductase DsbD family protein, with product MKGLPAAFAALALAASLSAAASGVFQHQQPAAGAPPSAAAQAAPAAAPEAAVRVRLLADRTAAQPGRPLQLAVELRHAPGWHTYWKNPGEAGAPTEFAWSLPSGWRVSGPRWPAPEPRTDQGITSYTVSGRALYPFEAFVPAGAEGQAKLSVHVSWIACREQCVPGEASASLTLPLSASGSASADARAIGQALEASPRPLKDGVSAAAGQGVVLLTAENGLRPQQFIPEQPGLLDETKAQVRDAAGGKARLALWLSPKLKSGPGRISGVLFAEDSEGSRRPFALDVTPAALPPGAQLPKPAPVVQAPPAGGAPGGEASRLTLASAALFAALGGLILNLMPCVFPVLSLKMLGLVRASGERRLLPHGLAFTAGVLLSMAALSALLLALKAMGSEIGWGFQLQNPLVVLLLALLFWAITLNLAGLYEFTFGSRAAGAVASKAPARGVAGSFFTGILAVVVASPCTAPFMGAAVGFALAQPGAVSIIVFLSLGLGMSLPWLLLTLFPGWTRRLPRPGAWMVTLRRVMAVPVGLAALWLLWVLSRQVSLTGLACAAAALLLAGLALLLLGLSQRGRRGARYWSTFPLAAAAALVVAVGAGRFNAASSEAAQGWKAWSPEAVQEALSSGSPVFVDFTAAWCVTCQVNQAAVVNTREARQLFARYGYARLAADWTSRDEKISRELSRYGRSGVPLYLVISRDGRVEVLPELLTPEALAAALKRGAS from the coding sequence ATGAAGGGACTGCCCGCTGCCTTTGCCGCACTTGCGCTGGCCGCATCCTTGTCTGCCGCGGCCTCAGGCGTATTCCAGCACCAGCAGCCCGCCGCAGGCGCGCCGCCATCAGCCGCGGCGCAGGCGGCGCCTGCCGCCGCCCCGGAGGCGGCGGTCCGCGTGAGGCTGCTTGCGGACCGAACCGCGGCGCAGCCGGGCCGCCCCCTGCAGCTTGCCGTGGAGCTGCGGCACGCTCCGGGCTGGCACACCTACTGGAAAAACCCCGGCGAAGCAGGCGCCCCGACCGAGTTCGCCTGGAGCCTGCCCTCCGGGTGGCGCGTCTCCGGGCCCCGCTGGCCCGCTCCCGAGCCGCGCACGGACCAGGGCATCACGAGCTACACGGTCTCAGGTCGCGCGCTCTATCCGTTTGAGGCCTTCGTGCCGGCAGGCGCGGAGGGCCAGGCGAAGCTCTCCGTGCACGTGTCCTGGATCGCCTGCCGGGAGCAGTGCGTCCCGGGCGAAGCGAGCGCCTCGCTCACGCTGCCGCTGTCCGCCTCGGGCTCTGCCTCGGCAGACGCCCGCGCCATCGGGCAGGCGCTTGAAGCCTCGCCCCGCCCTCTGAAGGACGGCGTGAGCGCCGCCGCGGGACAAGGCGTCGTGCTTCTCACGGCGGAAAACGGCCTGCGGCCGCAGCAGTTCATTCCCGAGCAGCCGGGACTGCTCGACGAGACGAAGGCCCAGGTCAGGGACGCCGCCGGCGGAAAGGCCCGGCTCGCCCTCTGGCTGTCCCCGAAGCTCAAGAGCGGGCCCGGCCGCATCTCCGGCGTGCTCTTTGCCGAAGACAGCGAGGGCAGCCGCCGCCCCTTCGCCCTCGACGTCACGCCCGCGGCCCTGCCGCCCGGGGCGCAGCTGCCGAAGCCGGCGCCCGTCGTGCAGGCGCCCCCCGCAGGGGGCGCCCCCGGCGGGGAGGCCTCAAGGCTCACCCTCGCCTCCGCGGCCCTCTTCGCAGCCCTGGGCGGCCTCATTCTCAATCTGATGCCCTGCGTCTTTCCGGTCCTGTCGCTGAAGATGCTCGGCCTTGTCCGCGCCTCGGGCGAGCGCAGGCTCCTGCCCCACGGGCTCGCCTTCACCGCCGGGGTGCTGCTCTCCATGGCGGCGCTGTCGGCGCTGCTGCTTGCGCTCAAGGCCATGGGCTCGGAAATCGGCTGGGGCTTCCAGCTTCAGAACCCCCTGGTCGTGCTCCTGCTCGCCCTCCTTTTCTGGGCCATCACGCTCAATCTCGCCGGCCTTTACGAATTCACCTTCGGTTCCCGCGCGGCCGGCGCGGTGGCTTCGAAAGCCCCAGCGCGCGGCGTCGCGGGCAGCTTCTTCACCGGCATCCTCGCCGTGGTGGTCGCCAGCCCCTGCACGGCCCCGTTCATGGGGGCGGCGGTCGGCTTCGCGCTCGCCCAGCCGGGCGCGGTCTCGATCATCGTGTTTCTTTCCCTCGGGCTTGGCATGTCGCTGCCCTGGCTGCTGCTCACCCTTTTCCCCGGGTGGACGCGCCGGCTGCCGCGGCCCGGGGCCTGGATGGTAACGCTGCGCCGCGTGATGGCCGTCCCCGTCGGGCTGGCCGCCCTGTGGCTGCTGTGGGTGCTGAGCCGGCAGGTTTCCCTGACGGGGCTTGCCTGCGCTGCGGCGGCCCTGCTGCTTGCGGGGCTCGCGCTGCTGCTTCTGGGGCTTTCGCAGCGCGGCCGCAGGGGCGCCCGCTACTGGAGCACCTTCCCGCTGGCCGCCGCCGCGGCCCTGGTCGTTGCAGTCGGCGCCGGACGCTTCAACGCGGCCTCTTCCGAGGCCGCTCAGGGCTGGAAGGCCTGGTCGCCGGAGGCGGTGCAGGAGGCCCTCTCCTCGGGCTCGCCCGTCTTCGTCGACTTCACCGCCGCATGGTGCGTCACCTGCCAGGTGAACCAGGCGGCCGTCGTCAACACCCGCGAGGCCCGGCAGCTGTTCGCCCGCTACGGCTATGCGCGGCTGGCGGCGGACTGGACCAGCCGGGATGAGAAAATTTCGCGGGAGCTCAGCCGCTACGGGCGCAGCGGCGTTCCCCTTTATCTTGTTATTTCAAGAGACGGGCGGGTGGAGGTGCTGCCGGAGCTGCTCACCCCCGAGGCGCTCGCCGCCGCGCTGAAGCGGGGAGCCTCCTGA